From a region of the Buteo buteo chromosome 7, bButBut1.hap1.1, whole genome shotgun sequence genome:
- the PIGZ gene encoding GPI alpha-1,2-mannosyltransferase 4 isoform X2 — protein MRAKGLWALLAALRAGWCLLPQAGYLHPDEFFQSPEVMAGDILNLQVYYPWEFLSSSPCRTIVFPLMTSGVTYWVIKSLQQLDICSSCINSYTLLVSPRLLFTVFSFILDYSVYRLAPFWEVDPWKALVLLAGSYVTLVFYTRTFTNTLEGLFFALLMVLVSSRKSDGSLVGPTSSPLIGIITTAGFFNRPTFLAFALMPLLYWAGLIVDSQKSIKTVINHFSKLVLCACFTAIVFVMADTFYFTSMDLDNLYSIKKSSLFDVISELNEKMIVTPFNFLSYNLNPHNLALHGSHPRVTHFTVNGIMLFGVLHILAIGAGIKTLKKYIHQLIRVRSFCHGSSVHSEGSPTLLLFYFVPLAFLSLFSHQEPRFLIPLILPLVLFSTSQNRAVKWRHVITIFNVLGALLFGCLHQGGLIPCLCHLEQLMHSPESSNHPRHYTLLFAHTYMPPRSLLNIKKRDTHIEVIDMAGSEEEILCQTVEQQANNFTCNDCHVFVIIPGTVRATITKCSVSFKNETLIFPHLSMEDPPQVPFLFSGNWRSQLGLYILQVDRDQQHL, from the exons ATGCGGGCCAAGGGGCTGTGGGCGCTGCTGGCCGCCCTGCGGGCCGGCTGGTGCCTGCTGCCGCAGGCCGGCTACCTGCACCCCGACGAGTTCTTCCAGTCGCCCGAGGTGATGGCAG GAGATATTTTAAACCTACAGGTCTATTATCCTTGGGAGTTCCTTTCCAGCTCTCCTTGCAGAACAATTGTTTTCCCATTAATGACATCTGGAGTTACCTACTGGGTGATCAAGTCTTTGCAGCAGCTGGACATATGTTCAAGTTGCATCAACAGCTACACCCTTCTTGTATCACCTCGCCTTCTCTTTACAGTCTTTTCTTTCATACTCGACTATAGTGTTTACCGGTTAGCTCCTTTCTGGGAAGTGGATCCATGGAAAGCACTGGTACTTCTTGCCGGATCTTATGTCACTCTGGTATTTTATACCAGAACATTTACCAACACGCTTGAAGGACTCTTCTTTGCTCTTCTGATGGTATTGGTTTCCTCAAGAAAGTCTGATGGCAGCTTAGTGGGGCCTACAAGCAGCCCTCTCATAGGTATTATAACAACTGCTGGGTTTTTCAACAGGCCAACCTTTCTGGCATTTGCTCTAATGCCCCTGCTTTACTGGGCAGGTTTAATTGTTGACTCTCAAAAGAGCATTAAAACTGTCATAAACCACTTTTCAAAGCTTGTCCTATGTGCATGTTTTACTGCCATTGTTTTTGTAATGGCTGATACCTTCTATTTTACCTCCATGGACTTAGACAACCTCTACAGCATTAAAAAGAGCAGCCTATTTGATGTAATAAGtgaattaaatgagaaaatgatAGTAACCCCTTTCAATTTTCTCAGCTATAATCTTAATCCTCATAATCTTGCACTGCATGGAAGTCACCCCCGAGTTACACATTTTACAGTCAATGGCATAATGCTCTTTGGGGTCTTACATATTCTGGCCATTGGTGCTGGTATTAAAACGTTGAAGAAATATATCCATCAATTAATACGGGTCAGATCATTTTGCCATGGATCATCTGTGCATTCCGAGGGCAGTCCAACattattgctgttttattttgttcctttggCATTTCTCTCCCTATTCAGTCACCAAGAACCTCGGTTTCTCATTCCACTCATCTTGCCATTAGTCCTGTTCAGCACATCACAGAATAGAGCTGTGAAGTGGAGACACGTCATTACTATTTTCAATGTTCTCGGGGCTTTGCTGTTTGGGTGCTTACACCAAGGAGGACTGATACCGTGTTTGTGTCACTTGGAGCAACTCATGCATTCTCCAGAGTCCTCAAACCATCCAAGACACTATACTCTACTCTTTGCTCATACCTATATGCCTCCTAGGTCTCTGCTTAATATCAAGAAGAGAGACACACATATAGAAGTCATTGATATGGCTGGGTCTGAAGAAGAAATCCTCTGCCAAACAGTAGAACAGCAAGCAAACAATTTTACCTGCAATGACTGTCATGTTTTTGTTATAATCCCTGGTACAGTCAGAGCCACAATTACAAAATGCAGTGTCTCATTCAAGAACGAGACTTTGATATTTCCACACTTATCAATGGAAGACCCACCACAAGTACCCTTCCTATTCAGTGGAAACTGGAGAAGTCAGTTAGGACTATACATCCTCCAGGTAGACAGAGATCAGCAGCACCTTTAG
- the LOC142032722 gene encoding nuclear cap-binding protein subunit 2-like translates to MAAAVRRAAARMGRDSASFSMRRGSLRSANSTRRSTILRPPGPSRPAPPALARDAPPPRPLSRPAPASPLAARPAGAGSPARGGREAAEGGGKPLRSARCRAAMCSGGTLSILRSDSYADLSQYRDQHFRGTRYDQERLLRKSCTLYVGNLSFYTTEEQIHELFGKSGDIKKVIMGLDKVKKTACGFCFVEYYARGDAENAMRYINGTRLDDRIIRTDWDAGFKEGRQYGRGRSGGQVRDEYRQDYDAGRGGYGKTVQCQ, encoded by the exons ATGGCGGCGGCGgtgaggcgggcggcggcgcggatGGGCCGCGACTCGGCCAGCTTCTCGATGAGGCGCGGGTCGCTGAGGAGCGCGAACAGCACCCGCCGCAGCACCATCCTGCGCCCGCCAGGGCCgagccgccccgccccgcccgctcTCGCGAGAGACGctccgccgccccgcccgctcTCGCGGCCGGCGCCCGCCTCGCCATTGGCTGCCCGCCCGGCGGGCGCCGGGTCGCCTGCGCGAGGGGGGCGGGAAGCCGCTGAGGGGGGCGGGAAGCCGCTCCGGTCCGCTCGGTGCCGAGCCGCCATGTGCTCGGGGGGCACGCTGAGCATCCTGCGCAGCGACTCCTACGCCGACCTCAGCCAGTACCGGGACCAGCACTTCCGG GGGACGCGGTACGACCAGGAGCGGCTGCTGAGAAAGAGCTGCACGCTGTACGTGGGGAACCTCTCCTTCTACACCACGGAGGAGCAGATCCACGAGCTCTTCGGCAAGAGCGGCGACATCAAGAAGGTCATCATGGGGCTGGACAAAGTGAAGAAAACCGCCTGCGGCTTCTGCTTCGTGGA GTATTATGCAAGAGGAGATGCTGAAAATGCAATGCGATACATCAATGGAACCAGACTTGATGACAGGATCATAAGGACAGACTGGGATGCAGGATTTAAGGAGGGTAGACAGTATGGTCGTGGAAGATCAGGGGGCCAG
- the PIGZ gene encoding GPI alpha-1,2-mannosyltransferase 4 isoform X1: MPLTLSCIPNVELLNKIHYVCMYFFSFFLSSFIGDILNLQVYYPWEFLSSSPCRTIVFPLMTSGVTYWVIKSLQQLDICSSCINSYTLLVSPRLLFTVFSFILDYSVYRLAPFWEVDPWKALVLLAGSYVTLVFYTRTFTNTLEGLFFALLMVLVSSRKSDGSLVGPTSSPLIGIITTAGFFNRPTFLAFALMPLLYWAGLIVDSQKSIKTVINHFSKLVLCACFTAIVFVMADTFYFTSMDLDNLYSIKKSSLFDVISELNEKMIVTPFNFLSYNLNPHNLALHGSHPRVTHFTVNGIMLFGVLHILAIGAGIKTLKKYIHQLIRVRSFCHGSSVHSEGSPTLLLFYFVPLAFLSLFSHQEPRFLIPLILPLVLFSTSQNRAVKWRHVITIFNVLGALLFGCLHQGGLIPCLCHLEQLMHSPESSNHPRHYTLLFAHTYMPPRSLLNIKKRDTHIEVIDMAGSEEEILCQTVEQQANNFTCNDCHVFVIIPGTVRATITKCSVSFKNETLIFPHLSMEDPPQVPFLFSGNWRSQLGLYILQVDRDQQHL, encoded by the coding sequence ATGCCTCTTACACTAAGTTGTATCCCTAATGTTGAATTActgaataaaatacattatgtatgtatgtattttttttctttctttctttcttcctttatagGAGATATTTTAAACCTACAGGTCTATTATCCTTGGGAGTTCCTTTCCAGCTCTCCTTGCAGAACAATTGTTTTCCCATTAATGACATCTGGAGTTACCTACTGGGTGATCAAGTCTTTGCAGCAGCTGGACATATGTTCAAGTTGCATCAACAGCTACACCCTTCTTGTATCACCTCGCCTTCTCTTTACAGTCTTTTCTTTCATACTCGACTATAGTGTTTACCGGTTAGCTCCTTTCTGGGAAGTGGATCCATGGAAAGCACTGGTACTTCTTGCCGGATCTTATGTCACTCTGGTATTTTATACCAGAACATTTACCAACACGCTTGAAGGACTCTTCTTTGCTCTTCTGATGGTATTGGTTTCCTCAAGAAAGTCTGATGGCAGCTTAGTGGGGCCTACAAGCAGCCCTCTCATAGGTATTATAACAACTGCTGGGTTTTTCAACAGGCCAACCTTTCTGGCATTTGCTCTAATGCCCCTGCTTTACTGGGCAGGTTTAATTGTTGACTCTCAAAAGAGCATTAAAACTGTCATAAACCACTTTTCAAAGCTTGTCCTATGTGCATGTTTTACTGCCATTGTTTTTGTAATGGCTGATACCTTCTATTTTACCTCCATGGACTTAGACAACCTCTACAGCATTAAAAAGAGCAGCCTATTTGATGTAATAAGtgaattaaatgagaaaatgatAGTAACCCCTTTCAATTTTCTCAGCTATAATCTTAATCCTCATAATCTTGCACTGCATGGAAGTCACCCCCGAGTTACACATTTTACAGTCAATGGCATAATGCTCTTTGGGGTCTTACATATTCTGGCCATTGGTGCTGGTATTAAAACGTTGAAGAAATATATCCATCAATTAATACGGGTCAGATCATTTTGCCATGGATCATCTGTGCATTCCGAGGGCAGTCCAACattattgctgttttattttgttcctttggCATTTCTCTCCCTATTCAGTCACCAAGAACCTCGGTTTCTCATTCCACTCATCTTGCCATTAGTCCTGTTCAGCACATCACAGAATAGAGCTGTGAAGTGGAGACACGTCATTACTATTTTCAATGTTCTCGGGGCTTTGCTGTTTGGGTGCTTACACCAAGGAGGACTGATACCGTGTTTGTGTCACTTGGAGCAACTCATGCATTCTCCAGAGTCCTCAAACCATCCAAGACACTATACTCTACTCTTTGCTCATACCTATATGCCTCCTAGGTCTCTGCTTAATATCAAGAAGAGAGACACACATATAGAAGTCATTGATATGGCTGGGTCTGAAGAAGAAATCCTCTGCCAAACAGTAGAACAGCAAGCAAACAATTTTACCTGCAATGACTGTCATGTTTTTGTTATAATCCCTGGTACAGTCAGAGCCACAATTACAAAATGCAGTGTCTCATTCAAGAACGAGACTTTGATATTTCCACACTTATCAATGGAAGACCCACCACAAGTACCCTTCCTATTCAGTGGAAACTGGAGAAGTCAGTTAGGACTATACATCCTCCAGGTAGACAGAGATCAGCAGCACCTTTAG